In one Mycobacterium sp. NBC_00419 genomic region, the following are encoded:
- a CDS encoding NAD(P)H-dependent amine dehydrogenase family protein: MHNIAPYRVVQWTTGNVGKSSVAAIAANPTLELVGCYAWSPDKTGRDVGELAGIEPLGVTATNDVDALLALKPDCVVYNPMWNDVDELVRILSAGVNVVASASFVTGHNLGEDRARIVQACLAGGSTMFGSGVSPGFAELLAIVATTACDRVDKVTIAESADTTLYDSPDTERPCGFGMHIDDPELPGKAAEGTAIFAEAVQLVADSLGVDLDEIVCEAEYAQTTEDLVMASWTIPAGHVAGVFASWQGRVDGTTVIDLNVRWRKGQTLDPDWKLDGDGWKITIDGRPTVTMTVGFLPPPDLIENAKSIEDFFVLGHIMTAMPPIHAIPAVVAAAPGIATYNDLPLPNARGVAAVGRKR; encoded by the coding sequence GTGCACAACATTGCCCCGTATCGAGTCGTCCAGTGGACGACCGGCAACGTCGGAAAAAGCTCGGTGGCGGCCATCGCGGCCAACCCCACCCTCGAACTCGTCGGCTGCTACGCCTGGTCGCCGGACAAGACCGGCCGTGACGTCGGCGAACTGGCCGGGATCGAGCCGCTCGGCGTAACAGCCACCAATGACGTCGACGCGCTGCTGGCACTCAAGCCGGACTGCGTGGTCTACAACCCGATGTGGAACGACGTCGACGAACTGGTCCGCATTCTGTCGGCCGGGGTCAACGTCGTCGCCTCGGCATCCTTCGTCACCGGCCACAACCTCGGCGAGGATCGTGCCCGCATCGTGCAGGCCTGCCTAGCGGGCGGCTCGACGATGTTTGGCTCAGGTGTCAGTCCGGGCTTCGCCGAGCTACTCGCGATCGTCGCCACCACCGCCTGCGACCGCGTCGACAAGGTCACCATCGCCGAATCCGCCGACACCACGCTCTACGACTCCCCCGACACCGAGCGGCCGTGCGGGTTCGGGATGCACATCGACGATCCCGAGTTGCCGGGCAAAGCCGCCGAGGGCACCGCGATCTTCGCCGAAGCCGTCCAATTGGTGGCCGACTCCCTCGGCGTGGACCTCGACGAGATCGTGTGCGAAGCCGAGTACGCGCAGACCACCGAGGACCTCGTGATGGCGTCCTGGACCATCCCCGCCGGCCATGTCGCCGGGGTGTTCGCCAGCTGGCAGGGCCGGGTCGACGGCACCACCGTCATCGACCTCAACGTGCGGTGGCGCAAGGGCCAGACGCTGGACCCGGACTGGAAACTGGACGGCGACGGCTGGAAGATCACCATCGACGGCCGCCCGACGGTCACCATGACCGTCGGCTTCCTGCCGCCGCCGGACCTGATCGAGAACGCCAAGTCCATCGAGGACTTCTTCGTCCTCGGCCACATCATGACGGCGATGCCGCCGATCCATGCCATCCCGGCCGTTGTCGCGGCTGCCCCGGGTATCGCGACCTACAACGACCTACCGCTGCCCAACGCCCGCGGCGTGGCAGCGGTAGGCCGAAAGCGCTAG
- a CDS encoding CocE/NonD family hydrolase — protein MSLGVGAALLSSGCGLAWADDSTGGAASSGTDNSSSANAGSSGSHAKTTGGTRRVSSDTGKVSSSGGAQSSSKHSSSVTLTTPAAASTATGGSAEATTTTAVSTIAAPSTSTVGSVNPIAPATATPATGDPAVPVDSPLALALAAFTRREASSTLSTANVAAQTTASLTIGSNPIVVTPALAINNGIVVGQNYVTAPVGTTLVYTLVGSPDKGGKVTFSATTDPNYVLGNFSYLPDQSVLTGAVNEKFTIMVAQSTAFDQFLGGIPILGSLATPLINALHQAPILGDLLAPIIGYASFATFNSNTVLPSTAPVAYTYKMPSFDGTLISVNWFPAKNLTSVDQQQTVLDGPGLATAGQTDPYQLYGISGLTAGVAQLREAGFNVVTWDPRGEFASGGVLQLDNPFFEGRDVSAIVSWVAGLSASKLDSAGDPVVGMVGGSYGGGIQLTTAATDPRIDAIVPGIAWNSLNNSLYPDGAFKTAYGSLLLLSLITSGARINNQIYLGVLSGDLIGYLSQTAQAVLSSSGPTSLLNNLDIPVLFLQGTVDVLFTLQQAIDNAETVLANGNTDLKMVWFCGGHGVCLTGPTSPNPNIADTITFLNQQLKGIVPPVGTEIPTFEYTDQKGNWYTATNLPVSGSPFFGTPVQVLNNAAGGVLGIVPFLGGSGPGSGTPPYQATLPYSLGLASKAQNAINVAVNTTGINQIVGAPTLSFDYQGLGTNRFVYAQLVDNATGLVVGNLITPVAVTMDGQTHTATVNMENIVYTVANPNVDNLTLQITSATTAYWSFTSFGVVNISNIDLTLPTPATITPSP, from the coding sequence GTGTCCCTGGGGGTGGGCGCCGCCCTGTTGTCCTCCGGATGCGGTCTGGCATGGGCGGACGACTCCACCGGAGGAGCGGCCAGCTCCGGCACTGACAACTCCAGCTCGGCCAACGCCGGCTCGTCTGGCTCGCACGCCAAGACCACCGGCGGCACCCGGCGGGTGTCGTCCGACACCGGCAAGGTGAGCAGCAGCGGCGGCGCGCAGAGCAGCTCCAAGCACTCGAGCAGCGTCACGCTGACGACGCCGGCGGCGGCGTCGACAGCCACCGGCGGATCGGCTGAAGCCACGACGACCACGGCGGTGTCCACCATCGCCGCACCCTCGACCTCGACGGTCGGTTCGGTGAATCCCATCGCGCCGGCGACGGCCACCCCGGCGACCGGCGACCCGGCGGTGCCGGTCGACTCGCCGCTGGCCCTGGCGCTGGCCGCATTCACCCGCCGCGAGGCTTCCAGCACGCTCAGCACCGCCAACGTCGCCGCGCAGACCACCGCGTCGCTGACCATCGGCAGCAACCCGATCGTCGTCACCCCGGCCCTGGCCATCAACAACGGAATCGTCGTCGGCCAGAACTACGTCACCGCGCCGGTGGGCACGACTCTCGTCTACACGCTGGTCGGTTCGCCGGACAAGGGCGGCAAGGTCACCTTCTCGGCGACCACCGATCCCAACTACGTCCTGGGCAACTTCAGTTACCTGCCCGATCAGTCCGTGCTGACCGGCGCCGTCAACGAGAAGTTCACCATCATGGTGGCCCAGAGCACCGCCTTCGACCAGTTCCTGGGCGGCATCCCGATCCTCGGGTCACTGGCCACCCCGCTCATCAACGCCCTGCACCAGGCCCCGATCCTCGGTGACTTGCTGGCACCGATCATCGGCTACGCCAGCTTCGCGACGTTCAACTCCAACACCGTGCTGCCGAGCACCGCCCCGGTGGCCTACACCTACAAGATGCCGTCGTTCGACGGCACCCTGATCAGTGTCAACTGGTTCCCCGCCAAGAACCTCACGTCCGTTGATCAGCAGCAGACGGTGCTTGACGGCCCGGGTCTGGCCACCGCCGGCCAGACCGACCCGTATCAGCTCTACGGCATCTCCGGCCTCACCGCGGGTGTGGCCCAGCTGCGCGAGGCCGGCTTCAACGTCGTCACCTGGGATCCGCGCGGCGAGTTCGCCTCCGGTGGCGTCCTGCAGCTGGACAACCCCTTCTTCGAGGGCCGTGACGTCTCGGCGATCGTCAGCTGGGTCGCCGGGCTGTCCGCATCCAAGCTCGACAGCGCAGGCGATCCCGTCGTCGGCATGGTCGGCGGCTCCTACGGTGGCGGCATCCAGCTGACCACCGCTGCCACCGATCCCCGGATCGACGCCATCGTCCCGGGCATCGCCTGGAACTCGCTGAACAACTCGCTGTACCCCGACGGTGCGTTCAAGACGGCCTACGGCTCGCTGCTGCTGCTGTCGCTGATCACCAGCGGCGCCCGGATCAACAACCAGATCTACCTCGGCGTGCTCTCCGGTGACCTGATCGGCTACTTGAGCCAGACGGCGCAGGCGGTGTTGAGCAGCAGTGGTCCGACCTCGCTGCTGAACAACCTCGACATCCCGGTGCTGTTCCTCCAGGGCACCGTCGACGTGCTGTTCACGCTGCAGCAGGCCATCGACAACGCCGAGACCGTGCTGGCCAACGGCAACACCGACCTGAAGATGGTCTGGTTCTGCGGCGGCCACGGCGTGTGCCTGACCGGGCCCACATCGCCGAACCCGAACATCGCCGACACCATCACGTTCCTCAACCAGCAGCTGAAGGGGATCGTGCCCCCGGTCGGCACGGAGATCCCGACGTTCGAGTACACCGACCAGAAGGGCAACTGGTACACGGCCACCAACCTTCCGGTGTCGGGCAGCCCGTTCTTCGGCACCCCGGTTCAGGTGCTCAACAACGCTGCCGGCGGAGTGCTGGGGATCGTGCCGTTCCTCGGCGGTTCCGGGCCGGGATCGGGCACCCCGCCCTATCAGGCGACGCTGCCGTATTCGTTGGGACTGGCCTCGAAGGCCCAGAACGCGATCAACGTTGCGGTCAACACCACCGGGATCAACCAGATCGTCGGGGCACCCACGCTCAGCTTCGACTACCAGGGTCTGGGCACCAACCGCTTCGTCTACGCCCAGCTGGTCGACAACGCCACCGGCCTGGTGGTCGGCAACCTGATCACTCCGGTCGCCGTGACGATGGACGGCCAGACCCACACCGCCACCGTCAACATGGAGAACATCGTCTACACCGTCGCCAATCCGAACGTCGACAACCTGACGCTGCAGATCACCAGCGCGACCACGGCGTACTGGAGCTTCACCTCGTTCGGCGTGGTCAATATCTCCAACATCGACCTGACGTTGCCGACCCCGGCGACGATCACGCCGTCACCGTAA
- a CDS encoding PecA family PE domain-processing aspartic protease has product MNSYLPTDPIVPGVALSLGKQQLADAQTELNAVTWGSGNIAGGLAAIVPQLLLSSASATLNFYSATNSGAQGFFATTADIPIIHQLAGGNLLINILLPSLAGAEMNAAAFFLPLVGVFTGGTALDPVTNSLSASISNSRVYGFVPVSMKATTEPVVYISVNGGPSVPVLVDTGSSGLVISRNAVNTSGLGSATGTGSATYSGAVTETYHYTDYTTTVDFGNGIVTDPTTVHIVDQADSAAFENFLSWGADGILGIGANAAGFAPNVPTAALPGELKDGVFLYQGLFFGFAGLMIVGQNPMPVRTSVPGAPTAYVQVQVGNGAKTTVGSIIDSGGVYGTILQSISGGAVGSTVPAGTKISVYTADGSTLLYSYTTTSYGSPTVISTGLINTGYFAFQQGPVYINYAAPDRIGSTDFDYA; this is encoded by the coding sequence ATGAACTCGTACCTGCCGACGGACCCGATCGTCCCCGGTGTGGCGCTCTCGCTCGGCAAACAGCAGCTCGCCGACGCGCAGACCGAGCTGAACGCGGTCACCTGGGGCAGTGGGAACATCGCCGGCGGCCTGGCCGCGATCGTGCCGCAGCTGCTGCTGTCCAGCGCATCGGCCACCCTGAACTTCTACTCGGCGACCAATTCCGGTGCGCAGGGCTTCTTCGCCACCACCGCGGACATCCCGATCATCCACCAGCTGGCCGGTGGCAATCTGCTGATCAACATCCTGTTGCCATCGCTGGCCGGGGCGGAGATGAACGCCGCGGCGTTCTTCCTGCCGCTGGTTGGGGTGTTCACCGGCGGCACCGCGCTCGATCCGGTGACCAACAGCCTGAGCGCATCGATCTCGAACAGTCGCGTCTACGGATTCGTGCCGGTCTCCATGAAGGCCACCACCGAGCCGGTCGTCTACATCTCGGTCAACGGCGGCCCCAGCGTGCCGGTGCTCGTCGACACCGGGTCCTCGGGCCTGGTGATCTCCCGTAACGCCGTGAACACCAGCGGCCTCGGCAGCGCGACCGGCACCGGCTCGGCGACCTACAGCGGAGCGGTGACCGAGACCTACCACTACACCGACTACACGACCACGGTGGACTTCGGGAACGGCATCGTCACCGACCCGACGACGGTCCACATCGTCGACCAGGCCGACTCAGCGGCGTTCGAGAACTTCCTCAGCTGGGGTGCCGACGGCATCCTGGGCATCGGGGCGAACGCGGCCGGCTTCGCCCCGAACGTGCCGACGGCGGCGCTGCCGGGTGAGCTCAAGGACGGCGTGTTCCTCTACCAGGGGCTGTTCTTCGGGTTCGCCGGGCTGATGATCGTCGGCCAGAACCCGATGCCGGTGCGCACCTCGGTGCCCGGCGCGCCGACCGCCTACGTGCAGGTTCAGGTCGGCAACGGCGCCAAGACGACGGTGGGGTCGATCATCGACTCCGGTGGTGTGTACGGGACGATTCTGCAGTCGATCTCCGGTGGGGCCGTCGGTTCCACGGTGCCGGCCGGCACCAAGATCTCGGTGTACACCGCCGACGGCAGCACGCTGCTGTACTCCTACACCACCACGTCCTACGGCAGCCCGACGGTGATCTCGACCGGCCTGATCAACACCGGCTATTTCGCCTTCCAGCAGGGCCCGGTGTACATCAACTACGCCGCGCCGGACCGCATCGGCTCGACGGATTTCGACTACGCCTGA
- a CDS encoding Ig-like domain-containing protein, with protein sequence MVAVKPISAASTSTRLVKLLGDNPAVPAESPLSWAVLAAARRQIGQPQVAPSAQPTVAAVVVNSAPVITGVAVGAPSVSTGAVTATVTASDPNGDKLTYRATTSGKGTVAITTAGVFTYTPTAKARHDAALTTADALLTADAVTVTVTDPAGAKAVTTVTVPITAKNAGPTAQTTVNAPNTGNGYVGGKVAGVDADRDLLIYSVNPTTAKGGTVTVNGGGAFAYTPTAAARHNASALSATLADKTDSFVVTVDDGHGAPLAVTVTVAISPKNVAPTGKTTIGPRDVNSGVVTGFVVGSDVDGDTMTYAGPATTAKGTFALRADGSFTYTPTAAARDKAAAFTGPLADKVDTFSVNVADGHGGTVAVPVNITISPSNTIAANGQTTFCGCTLMPTDTIFHADVRALPVKAQSGAWMNVLGASRGATLKANWGYTWQNATAGMPVNVIGATARTEKVIFNRGYATSGPSIDSRPYAIPDRPIVEGMPSAPAWDRHLLVFQEGTCISQELYNVANGVELPANSLLDALGNAVYRAMYGSSWVAEAGVHYDMSSPYYPTTGWANAARLPYLPMILRPDDLARGSIDHMLGIVISKDRGTGFSWPAGSGDGNGTNGVPMGSVLRLRADFDMSGYSASTQVVLKALQEHGAVIYDSTVAGQDGAKLLAMSNGWAGTEHLTAQAELNQVPMSAFDVVDLSGILVDPAVGWQIRQ encoded by the coding sequence GTGGTTGCTGTCAAGCCTATTTCGGCTGCATCGACATCGACACGACTGGTCAAGCTGTTGGGAGACAACCCCGCCGTGCCCGCGGAGTCGCCACTGTCGTGGGCCGTGTTGGCCGCCGCGCGAAGGCAAATCGGGCAACCCCAAGTCGCGCCCAGTGCGCAGCCGACGGTGGCGGCCGTGGTGGTCAACAGCGCCCCGGTGATAACCGGTGTGGCAGTGGGTGCGCCGAGCGTATCGACCGGTGCCGTCACCGCCACCGTCACCGCTAGCGATCCCAACGGTGACAAACTCACCTACCGCGCAACGACGTCGGGCAAGGGGACGGTCGCCATCACCACCGCCGGCGTGTTCACCTACACCCCGACGGCCAAGGCCCGCCACGACGCGGCACTGACAACCGCCGATGCCCTGCTGACCGCAGACGCCGTCACCGTCACCGTCACCGACCCCGCCGGCGCCAAGGCCGTCACGACGGTGACCGTGCCGATCACGGCGAAGAACGCCGGGCCCACCGCCCAGACCACCGTCAACGCCCCCAACACCGGCAACGGATACGTCGGCGGCAAGGTCGCCGGAGTCGACGCCGACAGGGACCTGCTGATCTACAGCGTCAACCCCACCACCGCCAAGGGCGGCACCGTCACCGTCAACGGCGGGGGAGCCTTCGCCTACACGCCCACCGCGGCCGCCAGGCACAACGCGTCGGCTCTGAGCGCCACCCTCGCCGACAAGACCGACTCGTTCGTCGTCACCGTCGACGACGGTCACGGCGCACCGCTGGCCGTGACCGTCACGGTGGCGATCAGCCCGAAAAACGTTGCGCCGACCGGTAAGACCACCATCGGACCCCGCGACGTGAACTCCGGTGTGGTCACCGGATTCGTCGTCGGCTCAGACGTCGACGGCGACACCATGACCTACGCCGGGCCAGCCACCACGGCCAAGGGCACCTTCGCGCTGAGAGCCGACGGCAGCTTCACCTACACACCGACCGCGGCCGCCCGCGACAAGGCCGCGGCCTTCACCGGGCCACTCGCCGACAAGGTGGACACCTTCTCGGTCAACGTCGCCGACGGGCACGGCGGCACGGTCGCCGTACCGGTGAACATCACCATCAGCCCGAGTAACACCATCGCCGCCAACGGGCAGACCACCTTCTGCGGGTGCACGCTGATGCCGACCGACACGATCTTCCACGCCGACGTCCGTGCCCTCCCGGTCAAGGCCCAGTCGGGGGCGTGGATGAACGTCCTCGGCGCGAGCCGCGGCGCCACGCTGAAAGCCAACTGGGGCTACACCTGGCAGAACGCCACCGCCGGAATGCCGGTCAACGTGATCGGCGCGACCGCCCGCACCGAGAAGGTGATCTTCAACCGCGGTTACGCCACCAGCGGGCCGAGCATCGACAGCAGGCCGTATGCGATCCCGGACCGGCCCATCGTCGAAGGCATGCCCTCGGCGCCGGCGTGGGACCGCCACCTGCTGGTCTTCCAGGAGGGAACCTGCATCTCCCAGGAGCTCTACAACGTCGCCAACGGCGTCGAGTTGCCTGCCAACAGCCTGCTCGACGCGCTCGGTAACGCCGTCTACCGGGCGATGTACGGATCGTCCTGGGTGGCCGAAGCAGGCGTCCACTACGACATGAGCTCGCCGTACTACCCGACCACCGGGTGGGCGAACGCCGCGCGACTGCCCTACCTGCCGATGATCCTGCGCCCCGACGACCTGGCCCGCGGCAGCATCGACCACATGCTCGGCATCGTGATCTCCAAGGACCGCGGGACCGGATTCAGCTGGCCGGCCGGCTCCGGCGACGGCAACGGCACCAACGGCGTTCCGATGGGCAGCGTGCTTCGGCTGCGCGCCGACTTCGACATGTCCGGCTACTCGGCGTCGACCCAGGTGGTCCTCAAGGCGCTGCAGGAACACGGCGCGGTCATCTACGACTCGACGGTGGCGGGCCAGGACGGTGCCAAGCTCCTGGCAATGAGCAACGGGTGGGCCGGCACGGAGCATCTGACGGCTCAGGCAGAGCTCAACCAGGTGCCGATGAGTGCTTTCGACGTGGTCGACCTGTCGGGCATCCTGGTTGACCCGGCCGTCGGCTGGCAAATACGCCAGTGA
- a CDS encoding DNA polymerase domain-containing protein, which translates to MATKAEELDVDGVAVRLTNRDKIYFPKLGSAGTKGTLVEYYRTLACSGPLLTALRDRPTHLQRFPDGIEGEEIYQKRVPEKHPDYLQTCRVTFPSGRTADALKVTHPSAVVWAAQMGTVTFHPWQVRCPDTDHPDELRVDLDPQPGTGFAEARTIAVDILKPLLDELGLIGYPKTSGGRGIHVFLRIAPQWDFIAVRRAGIALAREVERRAEDLVTTSWWKEERGTRVFIDYNQNARDRTFAAAYAVRATPIATVSTPLTWDELADADPDDYTMATVPALVAQRGDPMAGLDSLAQSINPLLAMVAADEERGLADLPYPPNYPKMPGEPKRVQPSRDTDRKADET; encoded by the coding sequence GTGGCGACCAAAGCCGAGGAACTCGACGTCGACGGTGTCGCGGTGCGGCTCACCAACCGGGACAAGATCTATTTTCCCAAGCTCGGGTCGGCCGGGACCAAGGGCACGCTCGTCGAGTACTACCGCACGCTGGCCTGCAGCGGCCCACTGCTGACGGCACTGCGCGATCGCCCTACCCATCTGCAGCGCTTCCCGGACGGGATCGAAGGCGAGGAGATCTACCAGAAGCGGGTTCCCGAAAAGCATCCCGACTATCTGCAGACCTGCCGGGTGACATTCCCGTCCGGCCGCACCGCCGATGCGCTGAAGGTGACGCACCCGTCGGCGGTGGTATGGGCTGCCCAGATGGGCACCGTGACGTTTCACCCGTGGCAGGTTCGCTGCCCGGACACCGACCATCCCGACGAACTGCGGGTGGACCTCGATCCTCAGCCGGGCACCGGATTCGCCGAGGCGCGCACCATCGCCGTCGACATCCTCAAGCCGTTGCTCGACGAACTCGGTCTGATCGGCTACCCCAAGACGTCCGGCGGGCGCGGGATACACGTGTTCCTGCGCATCGCACCGCAGTGGGACTTCATCGCGGTGCGCCGGGCCGGTATCGCGTTGGCACGTGAAGTCGAAAGGCGCGCAGAGGATTTGGTGACCACCTCGTGGTGGAAGGAGGAACGCGGCACGCGGGTCTTCATCGACTACAACCAGAACGCGCGCGATCGCACGTTCGCCGCCGCGTATGCGGTGCGCGCCACCCCGATCGCCACGGTGTCGACGCCGCTGACCTGGGACGAGCTGGCCGACGCCGACCCCGACGACTACACGATGGCCACCGTGCCCGCGTTGGTCGCCCAACGCGGCGATCCGATGGCCGGGCTGGATTCGTTGGCGCAGTCGATCAATCCGCTGCTGGCGATGGTCGCCGCCGACGAGGAACGCGGCCTCGCCGACCTGCCCTACCCGCCGAACTACCCGAAGATGCCGGGCGAACCCAAGCGGGTGCAGCCGAGCCGGGATACCGATCGCAAGGCCGACGAGACCTGA
- a CDS encoding ATP-dependent DNA ligase has protein sequence MDLPVLPPVSPMLAKSVTSFPGEASYEPKWDGFRSICFRDGDEVELGSRNERPLTRYFPELVEAARSELPARCVLDGEIIIATADGLDFDALQQRIHPADSRVRMLAEQTPAAFIAFDLLALDDEDFTGRPFSERRAALLAALAAAGPAFHVTPATTDLATAQRWFSEFEGAGLDGIIAKPLTVTYQPDKRVMFKIKHERTADCVVAGYRVHKSGADAIGSLLLGLYRPDGALASVGVIGAFPMAKRRELFAELQPLVTDFEGHPWNWAAHQAGDRTPRKNEGSRWNAGKDLSFTPLRPELVVEVRYDHMEGDRFRHTAQFNRWRPDRDPRSCTYEQLDEPVRFRLGDIVPGLGG, from the coding sequence ATGGACTTGCCTGTGCTGCCGCCGGTGTCTCCCATGCTGGCCAAGTCGGTGACGTCCTTCCCCGGTGAGGCCTCCTACGAACCGAAGTGGGACGGCTTCCGGTCGATCTGCTTTCGGGACGGCGACGAGGTCGAACTGGGTAGCCGCAACGAGCGGCCGTTGACGCGCTACTTCCCCGAACTGGTCGAGGCCGCCCGATCCGAACTGCCGGCGCGGTGCGTGCTCGACGGCGAGATCATCATCGCCACCGCGGACGGGCTGGATTTCGATGCGCTGCAGCAGCGCATCCATCCCGCCGACTCGCGGGTGCGGATGCTCGCCGAACAGACGCCCGCCGCCTTCATCGCGTTCGACCTGCTGGCCCTCGACGACGAGGACTTCACCGGCCGCCCGTTCAGCGAACGCCGCGCCGCGCTGCTGGCCGCCCTCGCCGCCGCCGGCCCCGCCTTCCACGTCACCCCCGCGACCACTGATCTGGCGACCGCACAACGCTGGTTCTCCGAGTTCGAAGGCGCCGGCCTCGACGGCATCATCGCCAAACCGCTGACCGTCACCTATCAACCCGACAAGCGGGTGATGTTCAAGATCAAGCACGAGCGCACCGCCGATTGTGTGGTCGCCGGCTACCGCGTGCACAAGTCGGGTGCCGACGCGATCGGCTCGCTGCTGCTCGGGTTGTACAGGCCCGACGGCGCGCTGGCCTCCGTCGGCGTCATCGGCGCCTTCCCGATGGCCAAGCGGCGCGAGCTGTTCGCCGAACTGCAGCCGCTCGTCACCGATTTCGAGGGGCACCCGTGGAACTGGGCCGCCCACCAGGCCGGTGACCGCACCCCCCGCAAGAACGAAGGCTCACGCTGGAACGCCGGCAAGGATCTGTCCTTCACGCCGCTACGCCCCGAGCTGGTGGTCGAGGTCCGCTACGACCACATGGAGGGCGACCGGTTCCGGCACACCGCGCAGTTCAACCGCTGGCGCCCCGACCGCGACCCGCGCTCGTGCACCTACGAGCAGCTCGACGAACCGGTGCGGTTCCGGCTCGGCGACATCGTTCCGGGGCTGGGCGGGTGA
- the gluQRS gene encoding tRNA glutamyl-Q(34) synthetase GluQRS translates to MSGAGRFAPSPSADLHTGNLRTAVLAWLFARSTGRRFLVRVEDLDDRTHDDIAQRQLADLAAIGITWDSEPQWQSAHRSRYDAVVDHLAAAGLVYECYCSRRDILSAPRAPHAPEGAYPGTCRELSDDDRAAKRAARPPALRLRADTTEYTVTDLVHGAYTGVVDDFVLRRGDGVPAYNLAVVVDDAQSGIDQVVRGDDLLASAPRQAYLGALLGYPQPVYAHVPLVLNAGGKRLAKRDGAVTLAEIGTDAALAQIAQSLGFAATTTQGMLAEFDPERLPRGPWIYRPR, encoded by the coding sequence GTGAGCGGCGCGGGCCGGTTCGCACCCAGCCCGTCGGCCGATCTGCACACCGGAAATCTGCGCACGGCAGTGTTGGCATGGCTGTTCGCCCGATCGACGGGCAGGCGGTTCCTGGTGCGCGTCGAGGACCTCGACGACCGCACCCACGACGACATCGCGCAGCGCCAACTCGCCGACCTTGCCGCCATCGGGATCACCTGGGACTCCGAACCGCAGTGGCAGTCCGCACACCGCAGCCGCTACGACGCTGTCGTGGACCACCTGGCCGCAGCCGGTCTTGTGTACGAATGTTATTGCAGTCGAAGGGATATCCTCAGCGCACCGCGCGCGCCGCACGCCCCGGAAGGGGCCTATCCCGGCACCTGCCGCGAGCTGTCCGACGACGACCGCGCCGCTAAACGCGCCGCCCGGCCGCCGGCGCTGCGGTTGCGGGCTGACACAACCGAATACACGGTGACTGATCTGGTGCACGGCGCCTACACCGGTGTGGTCGACGATTTCGTCCTGCGCCGCGGCGACGGTGTGCCCGCCTACAACCTCGCCGTGGTGGTCGACGACGCACAAAGCGGTATCGACCAGGTGGTCCGCGGCGACGACCTCCTGGCGTCCGCGCCGCGGCAGGCCTACCTCGGCGCACTACTGGGCTATCCGCAGCCGGTCTATGCCCACGTGCCGCTGGTGCTCAATGCCGGCGGCAAACGACTGGCCAAGCGCGACGGTGCGGTGACCCTGGCCGAAATCGGCACGGACGCCGCCCTGGCGCAGATCGCGCAGTCGCTGGGTTTCGCTGCGACGACGACGCAGGGGATGCTCGCGGAATTCGATCCGGAACGCCTGCCGCGCGGGCCGTGGATATACCGGCCGCGCTGA